GACCGTCACGCCCGTTGCCCGTTGCTGTTTTTCATCATAATTGATTTTCTGAACTACCGAATGATGGCGTATGGTGAGCTTGCCCGTTTTTTGGGCCCAGGGAATGGTCGACGAATTGCTACTGAAATACCCCCCTAGCGGACATCCTCTGCGGCATTGGTCCCGGTGCTGGCAACCTCCCCTGCCCTGCGCGGCAAAATGCCCGTAATTTCCGGTTATATGCGCGCATCGGGCGGCAATCAACCACCGGTCACTGTATTTGGTTTGGAGGATCGCTTTCAAATGCTCCTCCATCGCTGTCATTCCGAATGGCGGCAAAAACTCTCCGTCAGGCAGCACATCAATGCCATCACGGTTACCCGAAACGCCGATAAATTTCTCTACGTGCGAATACCAGGGCGCCAGGTCCTTGTACCGGATCGGCCAGTCGACAGCAAAACCGTCACGGATGGGCCCTTCAAAATCGTAGTCGCTCCACCGCTGCACCATCCGTCCCCACATCAGCGAACGTCCACCGGTCTGGTATCCCCGGAACCAGTAAAATGGCTCATCCTGGATATAGGGATGCTCATCGTCCTTTACAAACAGGTGCATTTTATCTTCCGTAAAAGCATGGCAGCGACTGGCGATGGGATTTTTGTCTATGATATCTTGCGGAACCTTGTTTCGGTGCTCGATTTCGTAGGGCATCAGATTGGCCGTCGGATAATCTGTGATATGTTTTATTTCCTTGCCTCTTTCCAGCAGGAGTGTTTTCAGCCCGTTTTCTGTCAGTTCCTTCGCTGCCCATCCACCCGTCATCCCACTTCCGATCACGATCGCATCAAAGGTCCTGTCCTTGATCGAATTAATATTCAAGTTCGCCATATGTTGTTGTTTCAATAATCATTAAACCAAAACTGGGTCCGGAGCTTTATCATATCCGGCCCCGATATTATCCGTATATATTCACCTTGTGGCCCGGAGTAATCCGGAATTTACCGTCGAACTTTCCAGGCATCATTTCGTAAGGCATGATTTCGGTCATGAAGTATTTGGAAGTAAGAAACCCTTGAATGGTATACTGCTTGGTGGTCAATAGGAACACCTTGACGGATTTTTCTTCCGGATTCTCATCGTTCCCGCTTAATCCCTTAATGAAAGCGGTTTCCATGGCCTTGTCTTTTAAGTCCTGATTTTCGACGGATTTTTGAAAAGCCCGTAATCCAATCATGTATATTTCCTGATCCTGCTTTTTCATGCAGTCATTGACCATCAACAATACGAAAGCCTTCAAATCCAACGCATCCGAACCTTTCACCTCAGGGTCCGACGGGATGATCACCTCTGCCAAATCCCCTAGAAAACCAACTTCCTTTTCCGAAATCCCCAGCTTTGCATATGCCGATGAAATAGTCTTCTTATCGTTATTGCGGCAGGCAGTAAAAGCCAGGATCCCGCCCGCAGTCACGCCCATCTGAATCAAAGCAGACCTTCTATCCATGTTATAAATCGTTATATTTTAGAAATACAAGTTTCAAGATATTTTCGTGACACATTCAGCTGCGCGGTCACCCCACCGGCTGTTTTTGCAACGGCCTCACCTCGTGGAAAAGAATGCATAAAGATCTCCGTCCATCCAGTATAGTTGATCTCTTTTAAAGCAGACAGTAATGGAATAAAATCCAGCGGGCCCTGACCGGGGAGTTGCTGCAGCTCCTCAGCTTTGCTCATATTTCCATTGCTCCCCTTACCATGCTGCCAGGCATAAAATAAAGTCAACCGCGGCCCGATATGCCGGATCAATGCAGCCATTTCCTCTGCGGTATGCTCCAAATGGTATGGGGCAAAAGCAATCCCGACGTTCTTTTGAGGGACAAATTCCAGCAACCATTTGATCGAGTCCGGTGTGAAGATCAGCGAAGAGGAATGGTTTTCGATCGCAACCACCAGGTCATGCCGCTCTGCCTGGGCAATGGTGGGCCGAAGGTTCTGGGCAAATTTCTTTACCTCGTTTTTCAATGCGTCGCCAGTCAGTCCCTTTTCTCCCTTTGCCCCGGTAACGATGATTTTGGTCCCAAACCGAGATGCCAGCTTCATCTCTTCTGCCAAGGCAAACGGGCCCAGCTTATATTGCGTAATGCATCCAAGCGAGGTTTTATGCTTTTTCAAAAGCTGCCGGAATTGATCTTCACCCAGCTCATCCAGCTGCTCCCGCTGATTGCCATGGACTTTAGGCCATATATCGATTGCCGCTGCCCCATTTTTTACCACTTCGGCAAGAATGGTATCAAGGTCCATATAACCATATAAACAGGAGGAAATCATGTAATTGAGCTTCCAGGCCTTTGCATCCCTGTCCAGCCAGTGCGATGGGAGGTCGGCCAGCATCGCCGACCCCATCATACCTGACGCTGAGTGAATAAATTCTCGTCTGTTGAGCATGTATCAACTTTTTAGCTTTAATACCTGTTCCACGAAAAGCTTCATGTACGGCGTATTGAAATCATGCCAGGTCCGGCAACTGATCAGATTACCATCCACCACCATAGGATCAGCTACATAAACGCCGCCCACCTGCGTAATGTCCAGCTCGCATTTGGCCACAGTCGTTAACTTTCTGTTTTTGATAACCCCTGCCGCAGCCAGTATTTCCACGCCATGGCAAACCACCGATACCGGTTTATTGGTTTCGAAAAAATGCCGCGTGATCCTTAGCAGATCCTTATCATATCTTAAATATTCAGGCGCTCTTCCGCCAGAGACGAAAATGCCGTCGTACTCTTCAGGACGAATGTCTCTGAAAGCTTTCTCCGCAGTAATGTGATAGCCCGGTGCCTCCTGGGTAATATCCCATCGAATAACGGCGTTCGGGGGGACTTCATGTGTAACCATATGGTATATGCGAGCTTCGGGGCCGCAAACCGTTACTTTAAAACCTTCTTCCTGCAAGCGAAAGAAAGGATAAAGGGTATCGACGGCTTCGGTTGCGTCGCCAATCGGCATCAGGATATTGCGGGTCTTTGCAGGTTGCCCGGCATTGGCCCGGGCTTTACGGCTTCCTCCTAACACAAAGGGGGTAGCCATAAGGATTTTGGTTAAATCTCGTCTATTCATGATTGTCATGTTCAATATTTAGTAATTGGGATCCTGTATCAAAACTCCTTTTTGCAAATCGATCTGGCTTTGAGGCAATGGCCATTTGGCATTTCTGGGAGCATAACTTGTTCCGCCCATAAAGCTCCTGTACTTCGAATCGTTGGCAATGAATTTAGAAAGCACCTGTTGGTCAATTCCCCAGCGAACAAGATCAAAAAAGCGGTTGCCTTCAAGGGCTGTTTCCAGGCGTAGTTCCATTCGGAGCGCTTCCCGGGCATAGGCCTGGCTCGGGAATGTGGTATACTCGCCAAGTTTATAATTCGCAGCCGGCTCTGTATAATCAACTACAATCGGGATCGATGGCCCAAACGATGTGTTTTTTACCTTTCCGTACACAATGTCATTCGAGGCTCTCCGCCGCACCTGATTGATCAATTCCTTGGCATAAACCAGATCATTTTCCTCTATCGCACATTCAGCCCTCCATAACAGAACATGGGCGTATCGGTAGAATCTGAAATTTTTTGCGTTTGCCCTCGCAAATGTGGATTCGGCAGCGGTCGCAGCTTCCCTTTTATAGTACATCTGCTTTTTTCCGGCATATGGACCGCCATTATCCTGATCCCTCACAAAATCTCTCCCGGAGTGTATACCCCAGTCCAGATAGGGAATTCCTCTCCTGCCGACCGTCCAGTCCAGTCGGGGGTCGAACAGGTGGCCCGGGGGTACAAAAGTTTCCTCGGGGTTAATCCCCATATCATTGGGCAGCGGTGTATCATTGTACCTGGGTCCATTGATTCCCAACAATGGCAGCCCATTCGCATCCACTTTAAATGCATTCACCAAATCATCGGAAGGTTGAAAAAAACCGCAACAGGTTGGAAGGTACCGGTTATACGGCAACGTCAGCCAGGAATCGGAATTTCCGTTCCGGCCCTGCGTCGTGCCGTCATTGACGGAATATTGAATTTCAAAGATAGATTCAACATTATTCTCAGTATAGGAGGTATAATTATGGTAAAAGCTATCCACCAGGGCAAATTTCTTACTGTTAATGACCATGTCCAGTAAGGTTTTGGCTTCACTGTACTCCTTTTGGAACATATGGACATACGCTTTTGCCGTAATGGCAGCGAATTTCGTAGCTCTGCCCGGATTCCCGGCGAAACGCTCCGGCAGGTTATCGAGAGCAAACTGTAAGTCCTTTTCTAGATCATCCCAGATTAACCTGTCATTGGGCACCTTGCTTGGGTCCTCCACTTCTTCGGATATATAGGGGACCTGATAATGCATGACCTGCATTCTGAAATGATACAGCCCCCTGAGAAAACGGGCCTGTCCTTCCAAAATTTTCCGGTTGCTTTCATCAATCGCTGATCCAGCATTCTTGATCGCTCTCAATACGTCATTGCATCTGGAAATACCATCGTAGTGAACCTGCCATTTGTATTCGATCATAATATTGGTCGGCAATGCCACATATTGCTCAATCTCACCTGCGGGAGATAAATCGCCCGGTGTACTTCCCTTATAGGAGTCATCCGAAGCTGAGTTCCAGACCCAGTTTTTGATGGACGCTGCCGCGGACATATTTTGCTGGTTGGCCGTGCCGCTTCCCCATCCATCCAATAAGGAATATGCTCCTATAAGCAAATAATTGACGCCGTCGAGGGTATTCAACGATTCGGGAATAACAGTACCCTTGGGCTCTTTGTATAAGAAACTCTCCCCACAGGATTGCATCACAAGCTGCAAAGGAATGAGAACGATGAGAGAAAAAATTTTTTTCATCCTATGTTAGAATTTAAAATTTAAGCCAATTACAAATCTTCTGGGCGTTGGCCATTCACCAATGTCCACACCAAAACTGCTGTCCGACGTTTGAATCTGAGGGTCCAGCCCCGAATACCTGGTGATGGTGAACAGATTTGTAACCATCGCCGATAGCCGCAGTTCTCTCATTGCTATTTTGCTCAGTAGTTTCTTTGGTACGGTGAAGCCCAATTGGGCTGACTGGAATCTCAGGAAACTCCCGTCTTCCACATAATAAGATGAAGGAAGCTGACTGGTCACATCATTGACTTCCGCAATGGGCATTTTTGCGTCAGCATTGCTTGCCAGGTACGGACTTCCCCAGGACTCATACAGCCGTCTTTTTGATCTGTTTTTTTGGAATAAATTAAAATCCAGCGCCCGTCGGTTGACATTCATAATGTCATTACCCAGACTAGCATAAAAGGACAATCCGAGATCGAAATTTTTGTATTGCACATTTCCGTTAAGCCCGATTGTCAAATCCGGATGCGGATTGCCAACATAGGTCCGGTCTTTGTCATCAATAATACCATCGTTGTTTACGTCCCTGAACTTGAACCGTCCGGGTGCATTGTAGTTGCCAAATGCCGGATGTTCGGCTACCTCCTGGGTAGTTTGGAAAATACCGTCGACCTGATATCCAAAAAACTGAGGGAATGAGGTGCCGATCTGTGCCCTGGTGTAAATCTGGTCCCTGATTGCTCCTCCAATAATAACTTCTGCATCGTTCTCAGAGAGTTTGACGATTTTATTGCGGTAATGAGTCACACTCATTCCGACATTGTATTTGATCTGCGCATTTTTACTCTGGTTCCGATAGTCAATCTGCAAATCAACGCCCCGATTGTCCATATCTCCAATGTTCACGGACGGTACCGTTGCCTGGCCGTTTACCATCGGGATGCTTACCTGGTACAACATATCCCGGGTGCTGCGCTGCCAGAGGTCGAGCTCGACGAAAAAGTTATTAAAGAGCGTTAAATCCAGACCTACGTTGGTGGTAGCCGTCGTCTCCCATTTGGCATTGGGGTTTCCGAAAACTGCCGATTGAAACCCCGTTGTCAATTCGTTATTGTTGCCGTTGATGGGGTAATACGACATGTCCCGGCTCTGGTTAAATGTGGTAAAGGAATTGTAATTCCCGATCTGATCGTTTCCGGATTTCCCCCAGCTCAGCCGTAGTTTTGCAAAATTAAGCCAGGATTGTGTCTTGCTGTTAATAAAAGATTCGTCAGAAAGAACCCATCCCGCGGACATGGCCGGAAACATTCCATATCGGTTGTTTGTACCAAATCGGGAAGATCCGTCCCGGCGCAGGGTTAGGGTGAGCAGGTATTTGTCCTTAAAATCATAGTTGACACGACCAAACAACGAAAAGGTCGACCAGTCGCTCATTGTTCCCGAGTTTTGGATATTGCCTTCCCCGGCATCAATCACCCAATAACTTGGCGTTGTTGTCAAAAACCGGTTTCGCGATGCGCCCAGGGATTGTGAAACGCTGCCCAGGGCCTCGCTGCCTGCAAGGATGTCCAGCGTATGTTTTCCTCTGAACGTGTTTTTATACTCCATCGTGTTCACCCAGTTCCAGGTATAGGCCTTGTTGTAGCTTTCAGAAAGTTCAGGAAATGCCCTTGCTATATAACTCTCCGGATTGATTTCCAGCGGAGTTTTGGTATGGGTATAACCATAATTTAACCCGTACTGCGACTTAACTGCGAGATTCTTTGTCAGGTTTGCCCTGGCGTACATGTTCCCGATAAAAGTCAGGTTCTGGGTTTCACTGTCTTTATAGTAATCCAATTCGGCCAGCGGATGATAAAGGTTGGCCTGTATGCCTGTCAGCCGGGTAAGAGGTGCCCAGTTTCCACGTATATCATAAACTGGCATGAGCTCTGCAACATCCAGGAGCTGTCCGAAAATAGACCCTTCGGAGTTCTGTGTTTGCAGACCGCTGTCGTTGGTATAACTTAGGCCGAAACTCTCTCCGATCTCCAACCATTTTGTTACATTAAAAGAGATATTGGAACGCACATTGTAGCGGTCAAAACCGGTCATTTTTACCATCCCGTCCTCCTTTAACGCACTGGCTGCGAATCCGTAAACCGTATTTTCGGTTCCTCCCACAATACTCAGGCTGTAATCCCTCGTAAATCCCGAATTCAGGATTTCTTTGTACCAGTCTGTGCCGGCATGGTTGAACTTGGTGATCGGGTAGGTAAAACGGTTATACTGACTTTCGTCTACCTGGTCTGCCCCGGCCGGGATCAGATACTGCGGGAGGTGCGGGGTTTCGCCGCTTCCAAAAATAGGGTGTGAAGGCTTGATACCGGAATTTTTGGCTTGCATCCAGAGTAATTCTGCATACTCCTGTGTATTTAACATGTCATACCGTTTGAAATTCTTCATCGTGCCGATGCGCGCACTGAAGGATACCTCCACCGGTTGAGATTTCCTTCCTTTGATCGTGGTTACCAAAATAACACCATTCGCTCCCCGCGCACCATAAATGGCTGTCGCAGATGCATCTTTTAAGACAGTAACCGATTCAATTTCAGAAGGACTGAGTTGATTGATTCCACCCGTCCGAGGCACTCCGTCGACAATCCACAGCGGGTTATTATTATTGATTGTGCTCAGTCCCCGGATACGTATTTTTGAATCACCGCCCGGCGTATTGGTGTTGGTTACGGTTGCACCGGCAATGGTGCCCTGTAGGGCTTGTGATACATTTGCGATCGGATTATTTTTAACCTTCTCGCTGCTGATGGTGCTGACGCTTCCGGTAAGGGTGACTTTCTTTTGGCTGCCATAGCCGACTACAACCAATTCCTCCAAATGCTTTTTATCCTGCATCAACACGATGTCAAGAATAGTCTGATTGTTTACCACCTTTTCGACGGTGAGATACCCGACAAAAGAGAAAACCAATACGGATTGCGTAGTGGGTACGTCAATCTCAAAGTGGCCATCCACATCGGTGACAGCCCCCTTCTGGGAACCTTTCAGGAGGATATTGGCTCCCGGTAGCGGGCTTTGACTTTCATCGACAACCTTCCCTTTGATCCGAATATCTTCCGCCTTTTTCGACTCGGTATCTACATTGCTTTTGTTAACCGGAACTTTACTTTTTTCTTCGGTCCTGATTACCACATTGCGGTCGAAGATCTTATAGGTAAGAGGCAATCCCGCAAATATTTGGTTCAAGACCTGTTCGATCGTGCCGTTGGTCACCTTCACTGTCACTTTCGTATGAACAGGTACTTCCATCTTGTCATACAAAAACAAATATGGGGTTTGGCTCTCAACAGCCTTCAATGCCGCTTCCAGTGAGATGTTATCTTTCTCCAGCGTTATTTTTTGGCTATAACCAGACGCCCATAACTGGGGTATAGCCAATACCAGCAGCATTGTGATTAATTTCATTTGCAGCAAAAAATTTGGAGGTACAAAGAATATGTACACTTTCCCCTTTTTGGACAAAGTATTAATTTCCATATATTTGTATGGATTAGGTAAATAAATGATTAATCTGTCAACAGGATTTTCAGCCAGGCCTAACCATTCAGGGAAAGTGTTCGCAGCATTTTCCCTGATTTTTTTGTTATCCTGACCCCATCTCAAACTGTGCTTAGGGAGCTCTTCTCATAAATCAATGGGTTTAATAATAAAACAATTTTCGACCTGGTATATAATAGGCTCCAATAACGTACTAACATATACGTCACTTGGTTATCGTGATCCTTCTTCCTTCTATCCGGTATTTTACACCGATATAATTAAGGATGTTCATAAATTCAAAAATACTGGCATCCCGTGAAACCTTACCCGAAAACCTTCGGATGGTAGGCTCACCTTCAAACCCGACATCCACGTCATACCACCTGCTTACTTCTTTCATGACGGTTTGAATTCCGGCATCCTCAAAATAAAACACCCCGTTCTTCCAGGCAACGACCTCTTCCATATTCGCAACGCTTTTGTTGATCGTTCCGCCCTTGTCAATACTTGCCTGCTCTCCGGGGATCAGGCGACTGCTGCCCCGCTTGTTGGTGAGGATCACCGATCCTTTTACCAAGGTGGTCCTGGACATTTCCTCGTCAGGATAATTTCTTACATTGAAACTGGTTCCCAGAACATTTACCTCTCCACCGGTGAATGAGACCTTAAATGGCCTTGACTGATCGTGAACTACTTCAAAAAATACTTCTCCCTGAATGGACACACTCCGCTCATTTTTTTTGAATGTAGTAGGAAAAGTAATGGAAGAAGCCGTGTTCAACCATGCTTTGCTCCCATCCGGCAATACAATTTCATACCTTCCGCCCCGTGGTGTTGAAATGGTATTTGACCCATGTTCTACTGCAAGATCATGCTCTCTAACTGCCTTGTAAACAATGGTTCCATCCTCTGATTTGTTGATTTCGGTTTTACCTTGAACGGCCAGAACTCCCTCCGCGGCCTGATCCAGTGCAATCTGCGACCCGTCTGCCAAGGTCAAGGTAGCCCTGTTACCCGCGGGAGCAATCTGGTTCACGGCGGCGACCTGGTTCTGCCCTACCGGCCTATGGGTCTTCTTCCACATTCCCCACATGAGCCCCAGCCCACCGGCAATAATGCATACTGCCGCAATGTATCGGTACCACAAGGGCCTGCTCTTTTCTCTGCACTCGTCTACCTCTCCAAAGTTTGAGTCTTCCCCGTTCGCTTTCTGGGAGGCCGGTTCGAGAATGAAAGCCAGCATCTTTGAGCTTTTTTCTGAATCAATGATTTTCTCCTGCTCGCTCAGCTCACTCCATGCATGATCGATCAACAACAAAAGCTGCCTGTCATCTTTTTCTTCCCTGACGAGTCCCTTTAGCTCCTCAATTTCACGATCTGTGGCAATGTTGTGGTAGTAGAGTCGGAAAAGTTCCGCCAATCGACTGTGGTGTGTACCCATTCTGGAAAATCATTATTTTACTATTTCAGCCTCTCAACTGTATAGACTCAAAATGAATAAAAAAGGGGGTAGGGCGGAATGAAATATTTTAAAAAAAAAGTAATATAATCCAAAGAAAACCACCAAACAGCTTTCTTTGAAGATATTTTGTGATGGATTTGCTCGCTAATTGCAGATAGGTTTTAACCGTCTCGCGGGAAATATTCAACCGCGAGGCAATTTCATGGTATTTGAGGTTTTCATGACGGCTTAGCAGATATACCGTACGCTGCTGGTTCGGCAGCTGATCAATGGCTTCGTCTATCCATTGAGGATGCTCGGAAACCTCGTTGTCGCCTTCTATTTCATCTTCGATCGTAGTCCAGTTGATGTCCAGGATCATAGCCCGTTCCTCGGCAAGTTTTTTCAATGCGCTCAACGCCTGATTCCTCGACGCTGCACTTAGATAAGAGCGAAAATCGTTTATTTCCAGCAAGCACTCCCTCTTTGACCATATTTTAAGGAAAACGTCCTGGACAACTTCCTCGGTTAATTCCCTCGACTTGGTAATTCGGAAAATATGTGTTGCTAGTAGCTGATGATATTGATTAAAGAACGAGCGGAACGCTCTCTCATCTCCTCCAACAATTTTAAGGATTACTTCTCTCTCATCGTAGACGGTTAGATACGACATCAGATGATCCGTTTATACTTTCTTACAATAGTACTTGGTTAATATTTATAATAAAAATAATTATAGTTCATTTTTACTCCAAACCGGAACATTAAAATAACGATAATGTTCAGCGGTAATGGAACGGCAGCCAGAGGACGCATGGCAAATGGGAAAGTTTAGCCCGGTACCGCACTAGCCTGAGTGTTCCTGCAAAAGCTTCCTATATCGGTCAAGCACACTTGATTTGGAGATAAAACCTGCGAACTCTCCGTTGGTTTTAATCACGGGCAGGTTCCACAACGCGGTTTCGTCAAATTTCTTCGCGACATCGACAACTGAATCTGACTCATAAACAACCCTTCCGACTGGTTTCATCAGACTTTTTACCTCTAATGATTTATCCAGCTCCCCGCCAAACAGTATTGGTCTTATCCCATCGAGATTGATAATTCCAGTCAGTACAGACTTGTCGTTTAAAACTGCAATCAGGTTTCGGTGCCCATTCTTCAAAACCTCCATGAGCTCATTCATTGAAGCAGTTTCGCTGATAAGCTGGGTATCCTTGTCGACTAAATCCATCGTATGAAGCAACGATAATAAATTTTTATCATGCTCCCTGGTAAAGATCTGCCTTTCCTTGACAAACCTTTCCATTTCCGGTGAGGTTGGAGAAAACCATTTGGCCATTAAAAAAGCAATGACCGAAACTATCATCAGAGGGATAAAAAGATCATATCCGGAACTGGATTCGGCAATCAGGAAAATAGCAGTCAAGGGAGCGTAGAGCACACCACTCATTACCCCCGCCATACCAACAAGAATCAGGTTCGTCATAGGCACATCTGCCATGCCAGCCCGCATACAAAGCAGGGCAAATGCGTAGCCCAACGACCCTCCCGCAAAAAGCGACGGCGCAAAATTGCCGCCATTGCCGCCACTCTGAATGGTGATGGATGTAGCGAAAGCTTTGAGCAGACAAATTACACCGACAAATAAAATGATAACCCATTCCCGATATCCGATGTATCGGAAAAAGCTATTGCTGATTACTTTCTGAATTTCTCCGTTTGTAAAGGATTTGATCGTCTCATATCCTTCTCCAAACAAGGGAGGGTACAGCACACAAAGCAAGGACAGTATCGAGCCCCCCAGCATTGCCTTCTGAACCCTTGACATTTTTAATGAATGAAAAAATCCTTCTATGTATCTTGCTATCAACAGAAAATACCTGGCATAAAGACCACAAAGAATTCCTAAAAGCAGGTAATAAGGGAGATTGTGATAGTCAAATGTCCCGCGTGAACGAAAAAGGAAGAGTACCTCTTCCTTGAGCAGTATGCGCGATATCAAACTTCCGCATACCGCAGCTACAACAAGCGGAATAAAATCTGAAAAGACAACTCCGGTAAGTAAAATCTCTATGGCGAACATGACACCGGCGATAGGTGCATTAAACGCAGCCGCGATGCCAGCTGTGGCACCGGCAGCGAGCAACAATGTCCGCTCCTTGTAATCCAGCTTGTAAGTCTGTGCGAAATTGGAACCGATCGCTGCGCCGGTAACAGCGATGGGGCTTTCTAATCCCGCAGAACCTCCAAAACCCACCGTAATTGCGCTCTGTACGATCTGCGAATACATTTTCACCGGCGATACCTTGCTGGCGTTTTGAGCAATTTCGTGCAGGATCACGGGAATTCCCTTTTTATCCTGACCATTAAAAATGTATTTCACAACGATGGTAGTGATGACAATCCCCAAAAACGGAAAAATGAGGTAGAAGAGTATCTGGTCTTCGAAGTGGACCTTCGCAGTGATCACATAGTGGATATAATGAACCAGCGATTTCAAAATTACCCCGGCAAAGCCAGCGGTGCTTCCCACCAAAATACCTGAAAGTATCAGAAACTGGCTTCTGGTAAGAAAACTTTTAAGCCAAAAGATAACGATTTCGTAGCTTCTGAATTTACCAATGCTGTAACGCGTAAAATTGCGCCTGAACTTTAGAAAACTGTAATATTTTTTAATACTGCTATTTCTCACATCCTATTTCTTTGATACTCAAATTAACATATTTTCGACGTGATAGTCACAGCAAATCTATGTACTTTCTAATTTGAGTTTCACTCGACGGCAATTTTTTAAGCGGATCCGCTATAATATTTACCTCGACGATACAGGCTGCGTCATTCAACATTAGCCTGTATGCGATGTAGAATCGTGATTTGCGCTGCAAGCGTCCACCAACAAGGGGAAGAAATCCTGTCGGGATGACAAATGAAAGCTACCCGGGCATCTCATAGTCATTATCACGGTTAAGCCGCCAAAATTTGGATCTTAAAGTTTAAGTTCCGTGAAAAAATTAGGTAAGGACAGCTTTATGCGTTTTTCAAACCGGGATCAGCCGCTTTATTATTTCATCCTTTGATCGGGCCTGCT
The genomic region above belongs to Dyadobacter pollutisoli and contains:
- a CDS encoding DJ-1/PfpI/YhbO family deglycase/protease yields the protein MATPFVLGGSRKARANAGQPAKTRNILMPIGDATEAVDTLYPFFRLQEEGFKVTVCGPEARIYHMVTHEVPPNAVIRWDITQEAPGYHITAEKAFRDIRPEEYDGIFVSGGRAPEYLRYDKDLLRITRHFFETNKPVSVVCHGVEILAAAGVIKNRKLTTVAKCELDITQVGGVYVADPMVVDGNLISCRTWHDFNTPYMKLFVEQVLKLKS
- a CDS encoding RagB/SusD family nutrient uptake outer membrane protein, which encodes MKKIFSLIVLIPLQLVMQSCGESFLYKEPKGTVIPESLNTLDGVNYLLIGAYSLLDGWGSGTANQQNMSAAASIKNWVWNSASDDSYKGSTPGDLSPAGEIEQYVALPTNIMIEYKWQVHYDGISRCNDVLRAIKNAGSAIDESNRKILEGQARFLRGLYHFRMQVMHYQVPYISEEVEDPSKVPNDRLIWDDLEKDLQFALDNLPERFAGNPGRATKFAAITAKAYVHMFQKEYSEAKTLLDMVINSKKFALVDSFYHNYTSYTENNVESIFEIQYSVNDGTTQGRNGNSDSWLTLPYNRYLPTCCGFFQPSDDLVNAFKVDANGLPLLGINGPRYNDTPLPNDMGINPEETFVPPGHLFDPRLDWTVGRRGIPYLDWGIHSGRDFVRDQDNGGPYAGKKQMYYKREAATAAESTFARANAKNFRFYRYAHVLLWRAECAIEENDLVYAKELINQVRRRASNDIVYGKVKNTSFGPSIPIVVDYTEPAANYKLGEYTTFPSQAYAREALRMELRLETALEGNRFFDLVRWGIDQQVLSKFIANDSKYRSFMGGTSYAPRNAKWPLPQSQIDLQKGVLIQDPNY
- a CDS encoding sugar phosphate isomerase/epimerase family protein, with the protein product MLNRREFIHSASGMMGSAMLADLPSHWLDRDAKAWKLNYMISSCLYGYMDLDTILAEVVKNGAAAIDIWPKVHGNQREQLDELGEDQFRQLLKKHKTSLGCITQYKLGPFALAEEMKLASRFGTKIIVTGAKGEKGLTGDALKNEVKKFAQNLRPTIAQAERHDLVVAIENHSSSLIFTPDSIKWLLEFVPQKNVGIAFAPYHLEHTAEEMAALIRHIGPRLTLFYAWQHGKGSNGNMSKAEELQQLPGQGPLDFIPLLSALKEINYTGWTEIFMHSFPRGEAVAKTAGGVTAQLNVSRKYLETCISKI
- a CDS encoding GMC oxidoreductase: MANLNINSIKDRTFDAIVIGSGMTGGWAAKELTENGLKTLLLERGKEIKHITDYPTANLMPYEIEHRNKVPQDIIDKNPIASRCHAFTEDKMHLFVKDDEHPYIQDEPFYWFRGYQTGGRSLMWGRMVQRWSDYDFEGPIRDGFAVDWPIRYKDLAPWYSHVEKFIGVSGNRDGIDVLPDGEFLPPFGMTAMEEHLKAILQTKYSDRWLIAARCAHITGNYGHFAAQGRGGCQHRDQCRRGCPLGGYFSSNSSTIPWAQKTGKLTIRHHSVVQKINYDEKQQRATGVTVIDEHTGEETEFLAKIICVNAGSLNTNLLLLNSTSSRFPKGLGNDHELMGKFVGFHNYRGKISGEFEGLTSFATQGRRPNATYIPRFRNVKKQETKFLRGYSAFLGSSRPLLSDRSGIGAELKDQLLNPTYGAWRVGSGMSGETIPKESNRVQLDSTKKDRWGIPLLKISIKYDDNDELMIQDYHDQMEEMYTAAGIKNIKRTDDKGAPGLDIHEMGGVRMGRDPKTSLLNEWNQLHTCPNVLVTDGACMTSTSTQNPSLTYMALTARAINHIVGELQS
- a CDS encoding gluconate 2-dehydrogenase subunit 3 family protein; the protein is MDRRSALIQMGVTAGGILAFTACRNNDKKTISSAYAKLGISEKEVGFLGDLAEVIIPSDPEVKGSDALDLKAFVLLMVNDCMKKQDQEIYMIGLRAFQKSVENQDLKDKAMETAFIKGLSGNDENPEEKSVKVFLLTTKQYTIQGFLTSKYFMTEIMPYEMMPGKFDGKFRITPGHKVNIYG